A single Methylobacterium sp. 17Sr1-1 DNA region contains:
- a CDS encoding LLM class flavin-dependent oxidoreductase, which produces MIRFNAFEMNCVGHQSPGLWRHPRDRSADYNTLAYWTDLARLLERGCFDGVFLADVVGLYDVHGGSPAAALRHAAQVPVNDPLLVVPAMAAVTEHLGFGVTVNLSYEAPYLLARRFTTLDHLTAGRIGWNVVTGYLDSAARAMGLDRQRAHDDRYDLAEEYMAVVYELWEGSWDDGAVRRDRAAGVFADPARVRAIRHEGPHFRVEGVHLGEPSPQRTPVIYQAGTSPKGRGFAARHAECVFVSGPSPQVIAPRVAALRQAASEEGRAPDDLLIYALATLVVAETDARARAKLAEYRSYVSHEGALALMSGWTGVDFSTLDLDAQVRHVENDAGRSAMDNVTRADPSRVWTVREVAEHVGIGGIGPVFCGSPTTVCDALEAFAAATGIDGFNLAYVVAHETFADIVELVVPELQRRGRYPTAYRDGPLRRKLFGRDRVETTHPAARHRHA; this is translated from the coding sequence ATGATCCGCTTCAACGCCTTCGAGATGAATTGCGTCGGGCACCAGTCGCCCGGCCTGTGGCGCCATCCGCGCGACCGTTCGGCCGACTACAACACCCTCGCCTACTGGACCGACCTCGCCCGATTGCTCGAACGGGGCTGCTTCGACGGCGTGTTCCTCGCCGACGTGGTCGGGCTCTACGACGTCCACGGCGGCTCGCCCGCCGCGGCCCTGCGGCATGCCGCGCAGGTGCCGGTCAACGATCCGCTCCTCGTCGTGCCGGCGATGGCGGCGGTGACCGAGCATCTCGGCTTCGGCGTCACCGTGAACCTGTCCTACGAGGCGCCATACCTGCTCGCGCGGCGCTTCACGACGCTCGACCACCTGACGGCGGGCCGCATCGGCTGGAACGTCGTCACCGGCTACCTCGATTCCGCCGCCCGCGCGATGGGCCTCGACCGCCAGCGCGCCCACGACGACCGCTACGACCTCGCGGAGGAGTACATGGCGGTCGTCTACGAGCTGTGGGAGGGCAGCTGGGACGACGGCGCGGTCAGGCGCGACCGGGCGGCGGGCGTGTTCGCCGATCCGGCCCGGGTCCGGGCGATCCGGCACGAGGGTCCGCATTTCCGGGTCGAGGGCGTGCATCTCGGCGAGCCCTCGCCGCAGCGCACCCCGGTGATCTACCAGGCCGGCACCTCGCCGAAGGGGCGCGGCTTCGCGGCTCGCCACGCCGAATGCGTGTTCGTGTCGGGCCCCTCGCCGCAGGTGATCGCCCCACGCGTCGCCGCGCTCCGGCAGGCGGCGAGCGAGGAGGGCCGGGCGCCGGACGACCTCCTGATCTACGCGCTCGCCACGCTCGTGGTCGCCGAGACCGACGCGCGGGCGCGGGCCAAGCTCGCCGAGTACCGCTCCTATGTCAGCCACGAGGGCGCGCTCGCCCTGATGTCGGGCTGGACCGGGGTCGACTTCTCGACGCTCGACCTCGACGCGCAGGTCCGGCACGTCGAGAACGATGCCGGGCGCTCGGCGATGGACAACGTCACGCGGGCCGATCCGAGCCGGGTCTGGACGGTGCGGGAGGTGGCCGAGCATGTCGGGATCGGCGGGATCGGGCCGGTCTTCTGCGGCTCGCCCACCACCGTCTGCGACGCGCTCGAAGCCTTCGCGGCGGCGACCGGCATCGACGGGTTCAACCTCGCCTACGTGGTCGCGCACGAGACCTTCGCCGACATCGTCGAGCTCGTCGTCCCCGAACTGCAGCGGCGCGGGCGCTATCCGACCGCCTATCGCGACGGCCCGCTGCGGCGAAAGCTGTTCGGGCGCGACCGGGTCGAGACGACCCACCCGGCCGCACGCCACCGCCACGCCTGA
- a CDS encoding TetR/AcrR family transcriptional regulator — MKQDARARGGRPWSFDRDAAIDTAMLLFWRHGYEGVSIGDLTKAIGIAPPSLYAAFGSKADLYRRAVERYEETRGGLDLAAIRSAPSLPDAVRVLLTGAVTAVTQRQDERGCMISSGLVACHPDHADLARDAAARREALRGRIVQALSPHARGDRLEKLARHLAAIMQGLSIQARDGVAPSELYDIVEEVVAGIAARLPEG, encoded by the coding sequence ATGAAACAGGATGCGAGAGCGCGCGGCGGGCGGCCGTGGAGTTTCGACCGGGACGCCGCGATCGACACCGCGATGCTGCTGTTCTGGCGCCACGGCTACGAGGGGGTCTCGATCGGGGATCTGACGAAGGCGATCGGGATCGCCCCTCCGAGCCTCTACGCCGCCTTCGGCAGCAAGGCGGACCTCTACCGGCGGGCGGTGGAGCGCTACGAGGAGACCCGGGGGGGCCTGGACCTGGCGGCGATCCGATCGGCACCGTCGTTGCCGGACGCGGTCCGCGTGCTGCTCACCGGTGCCGTGACCGCCGTGACGCAGCGCCAGGACGAGAGAGGCTGCATGATCTCGAGCGGTCTCGTCGCCTGCCATCCCGATCACGCCGACCTGGCCCGCGACGCCGCCGCGCGGCGGGAGGCCCTGCGCGGGAGGATCGTGCAGGCCCTGTCTCCTCACGCCCGGGGCGACCGCCTGGAGAAGCTGGCCCGGCATCTGGCCGCAATCATGCAGGGCCTCTCGATCCAGGCGCGCGACGGCGTGGCGCCGTCGGAACTCTACGACATCGTCGAGGAGGTCGTGGCCGGCATCGCGGCGCGCTTGCCCGAGGGTTGA
- a CDS encoding alpha/beta hydrolase has product MDYARRHLVTALAVLGAAALPPRMAQAGAPARAATGDAPRPGGREAFVARSADGTTLAGEAAGDPGAPEVLFIHGLRQSRLSWDRQFADPALGAFRLVRFDLRGHGDSDKPDAPASYADPDLWADDVAAVIAAARLRRPVLVGWSLGGYVAGAYLRKHGPAGIAGINLVDAVTRLSPDLLTPLAGSFTVTATSPDLATRVAATADFLAACFHRPPSDRDFQRMLVVNGMTARAANEGFVRTPVPDLEPVFAAYAGPVLLTHGAHDRLVRQAMAERIQALGPGRRLSVFGESGHSPFYEEPERFGRELAAFVAAAAKA; this is encoded by the coding sequence ATGGACTACGCCCGCCGCCACCTCGTGACCGCCCTTGCCGTCCTCGGCGCGGCGGCCCTGCCGCCTCGGATGGCCCAGGCCGGCGCACCCGCGCGGGCCGCTACCGGCGATGCACCCCGGCCGGGTGGCCGCGAGGCGTTCGTCGCCCGCTCGGCCGACGGGACGACACTGGCGGGCGAGGCCGCAGGCGATCCGGGCGCGCCCGAGGTCCTCTTCATCCACGGCCTGCGTCAGAGCCGGCTGAGCTGGGACAGGCAATTCGCCGATCCGGCGTTGGGGGCGTTTCGCCTCGTGCGCTTCGACCTGCGCGGGCACGGCGATTCCGACAAGCCCGATGCCCCCGCTTCCTATGCCGACCCCGACCTCTGGGCCGACGACGTCGCAGCGGTGATCGCCGCGGCCAGGCTGCGCCGTCCCGTCCTCGTCGGCTGGTCGCTCGGCGGCTACGTCGCCGGAGCGTATCTCCGCAAGCACGGTCCCGCGGGGATCGCCGGCATCAACCTCGTCGACGCCGTGACGCGGCTGTCGCCCGACCTGCTCACGCCGCTCGCCGGCTCCTTCACCGTAACGGCGACCTCGCCCGACCTGGCGACGCGTGTCGCCGCAACGGCCGACTTCCTCGCCGCCTGCTTCCACCGCCCGCCGTCCGACCGCGACTTCCAGCGGATGCTCGTCGTCAACGGCATGACGGCGCGTGCGGCGAACGAGGGCTTCGTGAGGACCCCGGTGCCCGATCTCGAGCCCGTCTTCGCGGCCTATGCGGGTCCGGTCCTGCTGACGCACGGCGCCCATGACCGCCTCGTCCGCCAGGCGATGGCGGAGCGGATCCAGGCGCTCGGGCCCGGACGCCGTCTTTCCGTCTTCGGGGAGAGCGGGCACAGCCCGTTCTACGAGGAGCCGGAGCGCTTCGGGCGCGAACTGGCCGCCTTCGTGGCCGCCGCCGCCAAGGCCTGA
- a CDS encoding aliphatic sulfonate ABC transporter substrate-binding protein: MSTTRRTVLAGLAASAALSRPARAAAPLRIGYQRSSTLIALLRQDGSLEQALSAQGVGLSWHEFTSGLPIMEALNAGSIDVSADVADTVPVFAQAAGARITYVAQEAPSPEAQGILVPKDSGLRSVADLKGKRIAVTKGAGNHFLVLAALKEAGLSFRSIVPAYLTPADGRAALESGGVEAWAAWDPFLTAAQKQAGARVLRDGAGLSLYKRYYLAADAYVAANGPVLGLLFGKLAQTGAWVKANPAEAAARLATLWKLDPEIVLAANAHRSYRVEPVTRDGLSEQQTIADAFRAEGLLPRAVDTAALGIWVPPVR; encoded by the coding sequence ATGTCGACCACCCGTCGAACCGTGCTCGCGGGCCTCGCCGCCTCGGCCGCCTTGAGCCGCCCCGCCCGAGCCGCCGCGCCCCTGCGCATCGGGTACCAGCGCTCCTCGACGCTGATCGCGCTGCTGCGCCAGGACGGGAGCCTGGAACAGGCGCTGTCGGCGCAGGGCGTCGGCCTGTCCTGGCACGAATTCACCAGCGGCCTGCCGATCATGGAGGCGCTCAACGCGGGCTCGATCGACGTCTCGGCCGATGTCGCCGACACGGTGCCGGTCTTCGCGCAGGCGGCCGGCGCACGCATCACCTACGTCGCGCAGGAAGCGCCCTCGCCCGAGGCGCAAGGAATCCTGGTGCCGAAGGATTCAGGCCTCCGCTCCGTGGCCGACCTCAAGGGCAAGCGGATCGCCGTCACCAAGGGCGCGGGCAACCACTTCCTGGTCCTCGCCGCGCTCAAGGAGGCCGGCCTGTCCTTCCGCAGCATCGTGCCGGCCTATTTGACCCCGGCCGACGGGCGAGCCGCGCTGGAGAGTGGGGGCGTCGAGGCCTGGGCCGCCTGGGACCCGTTCCTGACCGCGGCGCAGAAGCAGGCGGGCGCGCGCGTTCTGCGCGACGGGGCCGGGCTGTCGCTCTACAAGCGCTACTACCTCGCGGCCGACGCTTACGTGGCGGCGAACGGGCCGGTGCTCGGCCTTCTCTTCGGCAAGCTGGCGCAGACCGGGGCCTGGGTGAAGGCGAACCCGGCCGAGGCCGCCGCGCGGCTCGCCACGCTCTGGAAGCTCGATCCCGAGATCGTCCTGGCGGCGAACGCCCATCGCAGCTACCGGGTCGAGCCCGTCACCCGGGACGGCCTCTCCGAGCAGCAGACGATCGCCGACGCGTTCCGCGCCGAGGGGCTGCTGCCGCGCGCCGTCGACACCGCCGCCCTCGGGATCTGGGTGCCCCCTGTTCGCTGA